A DNA window from Arachis hypogaea cultivar Tifrunner chromosome 18, arahy.Tifrunner.gnm2.J5K5, whole genome shotgun sequence contains the following coding sequences:
- the LOC112769707 gene encoding S-locus-specific glycoprotein S13-like, which translates to MERFTLLLLCFSLLHHTAISTIIDTISTTQYLTDGDTMLSADANFALGFFGIPESSMNRYLGIWYYKVPTRTVAWVANRNTPLNDSFGILKITDKGILALHSHNNAIIWHSNSSRFVQRPVAVLLDSGNLIVKEYGSNNNDLKSFLWQSFDYPFDTMLPGMKFGSDLSTGLNRYLTSQISPDDQSKGNYTFQLDIVGYPELCIRNGESKSFSSGSWNGLRFGGIPRLKQNTIYHYYFVYSKEEIYYTFELLNSSMYSRFVLSANGIMTRYVWSLRNQSWTPYLTLPNDICDSYGKCGPYGKCNIDNSPPCDCLSGTVPKVPEEWNQADWYNGCIRSNPLSCHGDGFKKFTGLKLPDTQKASWLNTSMSLDEYAKFCLKNCSCMAYAALDISKGASGCLMWHDELIDIRVLSDPQQDLYVRMSKKDSDEDEKSKGGSDIPKMQIIVCSSVLFIGMMMILCISLILYRRKKNQKNYRNMRGNPEEHQEEELDLPYFDMATVEECC; encoded by the exons ATGGAACGGTTCACCTTGCTTCTGTTATGCTTCTCATTGCTGCATCATACAGCTATTTCTACAATCATAGACACTATTAGTACTACACAGTACCTCACTGATGGTGACACCATGCTTTCAGCTGATGCAAACTTTGCACTTGGATTCTTCGGTATACCAGAAAGTTCCATGAACCGTTACCTTGGAATATGGTACTATAAAGTGCCAACTAGGACAGTGGCATGGGTTGCCAACAGAAACACTCCACTTAATGACTCATTTGGAATCTTGAAGATCACTGACAAAGGAATTCTTGCTCTTCATAGTCATAACAATGCCATCATTTGGCATTCCAACTCGTCAAGATTCGTTCAGCGACCGGTTGCAGTGCTTTTGGATTCAGGGAACCTCATTGTGAAGGAATATGGGAGCAACAACAATGACTTAAAAAGCTTTCTTTGGCAGAGTTTCGATTACCCTTTTGACACAATGCTGCCAGGGATGAAGTTCGGAAGCGACTTAAGTACAGGCTTGAATAGGTACTTAACATCTCAAATTAGCCCCGATGATCAATCTAAAGGTAACTATACTTTTCAGCTTGATATTGTTGGATATCCAGAATTATGTATAAGAAACGGTGAATCCAAGTCCTTTTCTAGTGGATCCTGGAATGGTCTTCGATTTGGTGGAATTCCCCGGTTAAAACAGAATACTATATACCACTACTACTTTGTTTACAGTAAGGAAGAGATATATTATACATTTGAGCTTCTTAATAGCTCAATGTATTCAAGATTTGTGCTATCTGCGAATGGAATCATGACACGTTATGTTTGGAGTTTGAGGAATCAAAGTTGGACACCCTACCTAACATTGCCAAATGATATCTGTGATAGTTATGGTAAATGTGGACCATATGGTAAATGTAATATAGACAACTCCCCTCCATGTGATTGCTTGAGCGGAACTGTACCTAAAGTCCCTGAAGAATGGAATCAGGCAGATTGGTATAATGGTTGTATTAGAAGTAATCCGCTAAGTTGCCATGGAGATGGATTCAAAAAGTTTACTGGTCTGAAGCTGCCTGATACACAGAAAGCATCATGGTTAAATACTAGCATGAGTCTTGACGAGTACGCGAAGTTCTGCCTGAAAAATTGCTCCTGCATGGCTTATGCTGCATTGGATATCAGCAAAGGGGCAAGTGGGTGTTTAATGTGGCATGATGAGCTGATAGATATTAGAGTGCTGAGTGATCCACAACAAGATCTTTATGTTAGAATGTCCAAGAAAGATTCAG ATGAAGATGAAAAATCAAAGGGTGGATCTGATATCCCGAAGATGCAGATTATTGTTTGCAGCTCAGTCTTATTTATAGGAATGATGATGATCCTATGCATTTCCTTGATCCTgtatagaagaaagaaaaaccaGAAAAACTATA GGAACATGAGAGGCAACCCAGAAGAGCATCAGGAGGAAGAACTAGATCTACCATATTTTGATATGGCTActgttgaggagtgttgctag
- the LOC114925771 gene encoding G-type lectin S-receptor-like serine/threonine-protein kinase B120 has translation MFKKGGYSQDHRFKLWKQPLICNYQGVLEDGREIAVKRLSEDSRQGLQEFKSEVMHVVKLQHRNLVRLLGCCIQAEERILVYEFMPNKSLDYFIFDTYGLSHKKITLTLFFEKDEERGKILDWPKRFIIIIGIARGLLYLHQDSRHRIVHRDLKAGNVLLDEEINAKISDFGLARTLVGNENEANTATVVGT, from the exons ATGTTTAAGAAGGGGGGTTATTCACAAGACCACAGGTTCAAGCTGTGGAAGCAGCCACTGATATGTAATTATCAG GGTGTGTTGGAAGATGGAAGAGAAATAGCAGTTAAGAGGCTTTCAGAAGATTCTAGACAAGGTCTTCAAGAGTTCAAAAGTGAAGTTATGCATGTAGTCAAACTTCAGCACAGGAATTTGGTGAGGCTTCTAGGATGTTGCATTCAAGCAGAGGAGAGGATTCTAGTCTATGAGTTTATGCCAAATAAAAGCTTGGACTACTTCATATTTG ATACTTATGGTTTATCTCACAAGAAAATCACTCTAACTCTTTTctttgaaaaagatgaagagaGAGGCAAGATATTAGACTGGCCTAAGCGGTTCATTATTATCATTGGGATTGCACGAGGCCTTCTCTACCTCCATCAAGATTCAAGGCATAGAATAGTCCATAGAGATCTTAAGGCTGGCAATGTTTTGTTAGATGAGGAAATAAATGCGAAAATCTCTGACTTTGGACTAGCCAGAACCCTTGTAGGAAATGAAAATGAAGCAAACACGGCAACTGTTGTCGGAACCTAG
- the LOC112769708 gene encoding G-type lectin S-receptor-like serine/threonine-protein kinase At4g27290, translated as METFTLLLLCFLFLHDIAVSTAIESITITQSLTDGDTMVSAGGTFVAGFCSIPESSKNRYVGIWYSKVPSRTIVWIANRNTPLNDSSGVLKITGNGTLALYSHNNTIIWHSDLSRFAQRPVAVLLDSGNLIVKEDGSNDDDLKSFIWQSFDYPYNTLLPGMKLGSDLTTGLTRYLISPISSDDPSEGSYTHQLNSVGYPQLCTKDGQSMTYSSGSWNGVRFGGIPQLKHNTIYTYYFVYNKEEIYYSYELENSAVYSRFVLTADGSMIRYVWSVTNKSWSVYLTLPTDICDDYGKCGAYGICNVANSPDDGFVQLSGLKLPNTQRASGLNNSMSLEECANLCMKNCSCTAYASLDIRNGGRGCLFWYDELIDIRVLSDPQQDLFVRMSRKDIDEIKKSSHKSKIRKLQIIASITVISVGILILCLSFTLYRRKKQQINYGNMRDSPERYAHVIQEHQEEELELPLFDMATLIAATNNFSTSNILGKGGFGTVYQGMLRDGREIAVKRLSVNSRQGLQEFKSEVLNVVKLQHRNLVKLLGCCIQAEERMLVYEYMPNKSLDYFIFDKERSMQLVWSQRFLFIIGIARGVLYLHQDSRHRIVHRDLKASNILLDDEMNAKISDFGLARSFIGNENEANTTTIVGTYGYVSPEYLIDGIFSTKSDVYSFGVLVLEIVSGKRNRGFSNRNHRFNLLGHVWKLFIEDNCSEIVDPSIRNSSDLSRVIRAIHVGLLCVQQNPEDRPSMLHVLMMLSSECTLLQPKMPGFFTERDLVGDTSSSKSELVSFNEISVSVVHPR; from the exons ATGGAAACGTTCACCTTGCTTCTGTTGTGCTTCTTATTCCTGCATGATATAGCCGTTTCCACTGCCATAGAAAGCATTACTATTACACAGTCCCTCACTGATGGTGACACCATGGTTTCAGCCGGTGGAACCTTTGTAGCTGGATTCTGCAGTATCCCAGAAAGTTCCAAGAACCGTTACGTTGGAATATGGTACAGTAAAGTGCCATCTAGGACAATAGTATGGATTGCCAATAGAAACACTCCACTTAATGACTCATCCGGGGTCTTGAAGATCACTGGCAATGGAACTCTTGCTCTTTATAGTCATAACAATACCATCATTTGGCATTCCGACTTATCAAGATTCGCACAGCGGCCGGTTGCGGTGCTTTTGGATTCAGGGAATCTCATTGTGAAGGAAGATGGGAGCAATGATGATGATTTGAAGAGTTTTATTTGGCAGAGTTTTGATTACCCTTATAACACGCTACTGCCGGGGATGAAACTGGGAAGTGACTTAACTACAGGCCTTACAAGGTACCTAATATCGCCGATTAGTTCTGATGACCCTTCTGAAGGTAGCTATACTCATCAGCTTAATAGTGTTGGATATCCTCAATTATGTACAAAAGATGGCCAATCCATGACATATAGTAGTGGATCTTGGAACGGTGTTCGGTTCGGCGGAATTCCCCAGTTAAAACATAATACTATATACACCTATTACTTTGTTTACAACAAGGAAGAGATATATTACTCGTATGAGCTTGAGAATAGCGCTGTATATTCAAGGTTTGTGCTAACCGCAGACGGATCAATGATTCGTTATGTGTGGAGTGTTACGAATAAGAGTTGGAGTGTCTATCTAACATTACCAACTGATATCTGTGATGATTATGGTAAATGTGGAGCATATGGTATCTGTAATGTAGCCAATTCCCCT GATGATGGATTTGTACAGTTGTCTGGTTTGAAGTTACCAAACACACAAAGAGCATCAGGGTTAAATAATAGCATGAGTCTTGAGGAGTGTGCTAATTTATGCATGAAGAATTGTTCCTGCACGGCTTATGCTTCCTTGGATATCAGGAATGGAGGAAGAGGGTGTTTATTCTGGTACGATGAGCTGATAGATATTAGAGTTCTGAGTGATCCACAGCAAGATCTTTTTGTCAGAATGTCAAGGAAAGATATAG ATGAAATTAAGAAGTCATCACATAAATCCAAGATCAGGAAGCTGCAGATTATTGCTTCCATCACAGTCATATCTGTAGGAATTTTGATCCTATGCCTATCCTTCACCCTATACAGAAGAAAGAAGCAGCAGATAAACTATG GAAACATGAGAGACAGTCCAGAAAGATATGCACATGTAATACAAGAGCATCAGGAGGAAGAACTAGAACTACCATTGTTTGATATGGCTACACTTATTGCTGCAACCAATAACTTCTCCACCAGTAACATACTAGGAAAAGGTGGTTTTGGAACTGTTTATCAG GGTATGCTGAGAGATGGAAGAGAAATAGCAGTTAAGAGGCTCTCGGTAAATTCTAGACAAGGTCTTCAAGAGTTCAAAAGTGAAGTGTTGAATGTAGTCAAACTTCAGCATAGGAATTTGGTGAAGCTTCTAGGGTGTTGCATTCAAGCAGAAGAAAGAATGCTGGTCTATGAATATATGCCAAATAAAAGCTTGGACTACTTCATATTTG ataaagaGAGAAGCATGCAACTAGTTTGGTCTCAGCGTTTCCTTTTTATCATTGGGATTGCACGGGGCGTTCTCTATCTCCATCAAGATTCAAGACATAGAATAGTTCATAGAGATCTCAAGGCTAGCAATATTCTGCTAGATGATGAAATGAATGCCAAAATCTCTGATTTTGGACTAGCCAGAAGCTTtattggaaatgaaaatgaagcaAACACAACAACAATTGTTGGAACTTA TGGTTATGTATCACCAGAGTACCTAATTGATGGAATTTTCTCAACGAAGTCTGATGTTTATAGCTTTGGTGTGCTTGTATTAGAGATagtaagtggaaaaagaaatagAGGGTTCAGCAACAGAAATCATCGCTTTAATCTTCTGGGGCAT GTATGGAAACTCTTTATAGAAGATAATTGCTCTGAAATAGTTGATCCGTCCATCAGAAATTCGTCCGATTTATCCAGAGTCATAAGAGCAATTCATGTGGGTCTACTTTGCGTTCAACAGAATCCAGAAGACAGGCCAAGCATGTTGCATGTTCTTATGATGCTGAGTAGCGAATGCACATTGCTTCAACCAAAAATGCCAGGGTTCTTCACTGAGAGAGATCTTGTTGGTGACACTTCATCAAGCAAGAGTGAACTAGTGTCATTTAATGAAATCTCAGTTAGTGTGGTGCATCCACGGTAG